The Candidatus Edwardsbacteria bacterium sequence CCCCGGAGGCCGCCACGGCCTGCGGCCCAACCGGGCGGTCATAGTCTACTCCAACCTGATCCGCCAGGCCTACAAGGATGTCCCGATCGTTTTAGGCGGGATAGAGTCCTCCCTGCGCCGTTTGGCACACTATGACTACTGGGATGATGCGGTGCGGCGATCGATCCTGTTCGACGCCAAGGCCGACCTGCTGGTCTACGGGATGGGGGAGAGAGCGGTGGGCAGGATAGCTCAACTGCTGAATGCAGAATGCAGAATGCAAAATGCAGAATTACAAAGCATACCCGGAACGGCGGCTATTTGCCGAAGTTCGGAGCTTCCGAAGTTCGGAACTTTGGAATATGCCGAGCTGCCATCGTTTGAGGAAGTGTCAAGTTCAAAGGAAGCGTTCAACCAGGCTTTTGTCATTGCCTCCCACGAGGCCAATCCGTATTTCGGCAAAAGGCTGCTGCAAAAGCACGGGGACCGGTACCTGCTGGTCAATCCCCCGGCCCTGCCGATGAACTCCGAAGAACTGGATGCCGTATATGCCTTGCCGTTCCAACGCCGGGTCCATCCGTCCTACACCGAGCCCATACCGGCATTTGAAACCGTCAAATGGTCAGTAACTTCCCATCGCGGTTGTTATGGTGGCTGCAGTTTCTGTACTTTGTTCTTTCACCAGGGGCCTATCATTCAATCGCGCAGTATTGAATCAATTATAAATGAAGCCGAACTGCTGGCCAGAGACCCAAAATTCAAAGGGGTCATCAGCGACATCGGCGGGCCCACCGCCAACATGTACGGCACCGGGTGCAAAGTCAGTGGCCGGGAGAAATTCTGCCGGAAGCCCAGCTGTCTGGCGCCACAATTGTGCGAAAATTTAAAACCGGGCCAGCATGCCAGCGTCAAGCTGTGGCACCAAGCATTGAAGGTGCCGGGGGTCAGAAATATTTTCATAGCCTCGGGAGTGCGGTACGACCTGGCACTGCACGATCACAAATATCTCAGGGAACTGGTGCAAAAGCACACCGGGGGGCATCTCAAGGTCGCCCCCGAGCATTGCTCGGCCCTGGTGCTTAAGCAGATGAACAAACCGGGGATAAAAGTTTTCCTTGAGTTTCTGGATATCTTCCGCCATTTAAGTAAAAAGGAACAATACCTGGTGCCGTATCTTATCTCCAGCCATCCCGGCTGCCGGCTGGAGGACATGCTGGAGCTGAAGCGCTTCCTTAAGAAGCACGGCCTAGCCGTGGAGCAGGTCCAGGATTTTATCCCCCTGCCCATGACGACCTCGGCCGCCATGTACCATACTGGTAAAAATCCCTATACCGGTGAAGACCTTTTCGTCGAGCGGACTGCGGCCGGGAAGCTGAAACAGAGATATGCGCTGGAGGCGGGCCGGGGCGACCAGTGGGAAGATGGAGGCCGATCAGCAACCGGGAAAATGCTGACCGATAGATCAGGTCAGATCGGGAATAAACGCAAACATATTAAAAGGTAGTATCTGATGATATACCTGAAAAAGATCAAACCGGGATCCTCCGAGGACAAACTGGAGAAGCTGGTCAAGGAAAGGCTCACGGCGGGCGCCGACAAAAAGGAGATCGACCGCCGGATATGGGACCTGTTCGGCGGGGAGTACTGCGTGATGTTCACCGATCTTTCCGGATTCTCCCGCAACGTGGCCCAGTTCGGGATAATTCACTTCCTGCAGACCATCTACCAGTCGGAATGTGTCCTGGCGCCGGTAATTGATGAGAACGATGGCCTGGTGCTCAAGTTCGACGGGGACAGCCTGCTGATAGTCTTCCGGGACGTGCCCCAGGCGATTACCGCTGCCGTCGCCATGCAGAGGAAACTCAAAACATTCAATATGGACAAGTCCCAGGAGGAAAAAGTGCTGCTCTGTATCGGGCTGGGTTACGGCCCCATGCTGAGGATAGGGGATTCGGACATCTTCGGGGCCGAGGTCAACGCGGCCAGCAAGCTGGGCGAGGACGTGGCGGAGGCCGGGCAGGTCCTGGTCACCGAGAGCGTCAGAAAGAGGGCCGGCGATATTCCGGGTATCTCATTTGAGAAGGTTGCCCAGGCCCCCGCCTGGATGGGCAAGGCCTATGATCTGAAATATATCGCCTGAGGAGGGGACATGATCGGGAAAAATCAAAAGACAGCGGTGAAAAAACCGGCCAAGAACAAATGGTCTAAAGGCCTGCACAAGAAGGCGATCATAGACCAGAGAAAATTCATGTGGGAGCCGGAATACGTTGCCCTTATAGCTAAATGGGTGGGTTTCAAACCGGGCCAAACGGTGGTTGACGTGGGTTGTGGCTTAGGATATCTAGGAACGTTATACTGGCCCCATTTTGGCAAGGGTGGTAAATATTGCGGGGTGGACGTCAGCCCGAAGCTGGTAGCCCAGGCCACGAAGCTTTCCCAAAGCTGGGCCAAGGGCGGGAAAGCGGAATTCAAGGTTGGCGACGCCTATAAATTACCATATCCAGATGAATCTGCAGATGTCGTAATGTGCCAGACCCTTCTGATGCACTTGGCCGATCCTCAGAAATCAGTGGATGAGATGTATAGGATATTAAAACCGGGTGGTACCGTTTTGTGTAAGGAGCCGGACAATCTGTCCTGGTCGTTACAACACACATTCACGTCACTTCCGGAATTACCAGTGGAGGATGAAATGTTTTTCCGGAAAATAGATTTTATTTATACCCAGGGCAGGGCAAATTTGGGGCAGGGTTATTTTAATGCTGCCCCCCGGGTGCCGCTGTGGCTGAAAGCTGCCGGGTTCAGCCAGATTGACGCCAAGATAGCAAGCCAGGCATCGCTGGGGATTTCGCCATATGAAACACCCAGGCAAAAACATGAAATCGCCGAGAGGAAGGAATCGATTCGCAGG is a genomic window containing:
- a CDS encoding YgiQ family radical SAM protein — its product is MNYLPMTRSEMDSLGWEQCDIILVSGDAYMDHSSFGPAVIGRVLESQGFKVGIIAQPDWHSTADILRLGKPRLFFGVTSGNIDSMLHHYTANKKLRHDDPYSPGGRHGLRPNRAVIVYSNLIRQAYKDVPIVLGGIESSLRRLAHYDYWDDAVRRSILFDAKADLLVYGMGERAVGRIAQLLNAECRMQNAELQSIPGTAAICRSSELPKFGTLEYAELPSFEEVSSSKEAFNQAFVIASHEANPYFGKRLLQKHGDRYLLVNPPALPMNSEELDAVYALPFQRRVHPSYTEPIPAFETVKWSVTSHRGCYGGCSFCTLFFHQGPIIQSRSIESIINEAELLARDPKFKGVISDIGGPTANMYGTGCKVSGREKFCRKPSCLAPQLCENLKPGQHASVKLWHQALKVPGVRNIFIASGVRYDLALHDHKYLRELVQKHTGGHLKVAPEHCSALVLKQMNKPGIKVFLEFLDIFRHLSKKEQYLVPYLISSHPGCRLEDMLELKRFLKKHGLAVEQVQDFIPLPMTTSAAMYHTGKNPYTGEDLFVERTAAGKLKQRYALEAGRGDQWEDGGRSATGKMLTDRSGQIGNKRKHIKR
- a CDS encoding adenylate/guanylate cyclase domain-containing protein — protein: MIYLKKIKPGSSEDKLEKLVKERLTAGADKKEIDRRIWDLFGGEYCVMFTDLSGFSRNVAQFGIIHFLQTIYQSECVLAPVIDENDGLVLKFDGDSLLIVFRDVPQAITAAVAMQRKLKTFNMDKSQEEKVLLCIGLGYGPMLRIGDSDIFGAEVNAASKLGEDVAEAGQVLVTESVRKRAGDIPGISFEKVAQAPAWMGKAYDLKYIA
- a CDS encoding methyltransferase domain-containing protein; this translates as MIGKNQKTAVKKPAKNKWSKGLHKKAIIDQRKFMWEPEYVALIAKWVGFKPGQTVVDVGCGLGYLGTLYWPHFGKGGKYCGVDVSPKLVAQATKLSQSWAKGGKAEFKVGDAYKLPYPDESADVVMCQTLLMHLADPQKSVDEMYRILKPGGTVLCKEPDNLSWSLQHTFTSLPELPVEDEMFFRKIDFIYTQGRANLGQGYFNAAPRVPLWLKAAGFSQIDAKIASQASLGISPYETPRQKHEIAERKESIRRSKEPSYKKQANEHFRKTFFAGGGTQSDYDKYLKLRKKNKPREKLYEQQIKNGSYYWFNARQLFAIKGHKPK